The following coding sequences are from one Streptomyces sp. V3I7 window:
- the cimA gene encoding citramalate synthase: MTETATSGLDDSFHVFDTTLRDGAQREGINLTVADKLAIARHLDDFGVGFIEGGWPGANPRDTEFFARAQAELDFRHAQLVAFGATRRPGAKAADDPQVRALLNSGAPVITLVAKSHDRHVELALRTTLDENLEMVRDTVAFLTGEGCRVFVDCEHFFDGYRANPEYAKAVVRTAAEAGADVVVLCDTNGGMLPAQIQAVVSTVLADTGARLGVHAQDDTGCAVANTLAAVDAGATHVQCTANGYGERVGNANLFPVVAALELKYGKKVLPEGRLREMTRISHAIAEVVNLTPSTHQPYVGVSAFAHKAGLHASAIKVDPDLYQHIDPEQVGNTMRMLVSDMAGRASIELKGKELGIDLGGDRELVGRVVERVKERELNGYSYEAADASFELLLRAEAEGGPRTYFEVESWRAIAEDRPDGSHANEATVKLWAKGERIVATAEGNGPVNALDRALRVALEKIYPQLAGLDLVDYKVRILEGRHGTNSTTRVLISTSDGTGEWSTVGVADNVIAASWQALEDAYTYGLLRAGVQPAS, from the coding sequence ATGACCGAGACGGCTACCAGCGGCCTCGACGACTCGTTCCACGTCTTCGACACCACGCTGCGCGACGGCGCCCAGCGCGAGGGCATCAACCTCACCGTCGCGGACAAACTCGCCATCGCCCGGCACCTGGACGACTTCGGCGTGGGCTTCATCGAGGGCGGCTGGCCCGGCGCGAACCCGCGGGACACCGAGTTCTTCGCCCGCGCGCAGGCGGAGCTCGACTTCAGGCACGCCCAGTTGGTCGCGTTCGGCGCCACCCGCCGGCCCGGCGCGAAGGCCGCGGACGACCCGCAGGTCAGGGCGCTGCTGAACTCCGGCGCCCCGGTCATCACCCTGGTCGCCAAGTCCCACGACCGGCACGTCGAACTCGCCCTGCGCACCACGCTGGACGAGAACCTGGAGATGGTCCGGGACACCGTCGCCTTCCTGACCGGCGAGGGCTGCCGCGTCTTCGTCGACTGCGAGCACTTCTTCGACGGCTACCGCGCCAACCCCGAGTACGCCAAGGCGGTCGTCCGCACCGCCGCGGAAGCGGGCGCCGACGTGGTCGTCCTGTGCGACACCAACGGCGGCATGCTCCCCGCCCAGATCCAGGCCGTCGTCTCGACCGTCCTCGCCGACACCGGCGCCCGCCTCGGCGTCCACGCCCAGGACGACACCGGCTGCGCGGTCGCCAACACCCTCGCCGCGGTGGACGCGGGCGCGACCCACGTCCAGTGCACGGCCAACGGCTACGGCGAACGCGTCGGCAACGCCAACCTCTTCCCGGTCGTCGCCGCCCTGGAACTGAAGTACGGCAAGAAGGTCCTCCCGGAGGGCCGCCTCCGCGAGATGACGCGGATCTCCCACGCCATCGCCGAGGTCGTCAACCTCACTCCCTCCACCCACCAGCCCTACGTCGGCGTCTCGGCCTTCGCGCACAAGGCCGGCCTGCACGCCTCGGCCATCAAGGTCGACCCCGACCTGTACCAGCACATCGACCCCGAGCAGGTCGGCAACACCATGCGGATGCTGGTCTCCGACATGGCGGGCCGCGCCTCCATCGAGCTCAAGGGCAAGGAGCTCGGCATCGACCTCGGCGGCGACCGCGAACTGGTCGGCCGGGTGGTCGAGCGCGTCAAGGAACGCGAACTGAACGGCTACAGCTACGAGGCGGCCGACGCGAGCTTCGAACTGCTGCTGCGCGCCGAGGCCGAGGGCGGCCCGCGCACGTACTTCGAGGTCGAGTCCTGGCGTGCCATCGCCGAGGACCGCCCCGACGGCAGCCACGCCAACGAGGCCACCGTCAAGCTCTGGGCCAAGGGCGAGCGCATCGTCGCCACAGCCGAGGGCAACGGCCCGGTCAACGCCCTGGACCGGGCGCTGCGGGTGGCCCTGGAGAAGATCTACCCGCAGCTGGCCGGCCTCGACCTGGTCGACTACAAGGTCCGCATCCTGGAGGGCCGGCACGGCACCAACTCCACGACCCGCGTCCTGATCTCCACCTCGGACGGCACCGGCGAGTGGTCCACGGTGGGCGTCGCCGACAACGTCATCGCCGCCTCCTGGCAGGCCCTGGAGGACGCCTACACCTACGGGCTGCTGCGGGCCGGAGTGCAGCCGGCCTCCTAG
- a CDS encoding MFS transporter, whose translation MDRQHWKKIWVGSAGNMVEWFDWFVYATFATYFAGAFFPSGNPTAQLMNTAGIFAVGFFMRPVGGWLLGRVGDRKGRKAALTLTVTLMSASAILIAVAPTYAVAGYGGAFVLLVARLLQGLSVGGEYAASATYLTEASDPRRRGFASSFQYVSMTAGQLVGLALQILLQRTMSDEALHSYGWRIPFVVGALGAAIVFYLRRTMLESEVYEEDTSGAEERGTLRALWQYKREAFLVIALTMGGTVAYYTYTTYLTKYLSNSAGLPKETATLVSFTALFVFACLQPLAGRLSDRIGRRPLLITFAVGSTVLTVPIMAMLKHAGSFWPALGLSLLALVVVTGYTSINACVKAELFPTGVRALGVALPYAIANALFGGTAEYVALWFKDAGVESGFSWYVAGCAAVSLVVYVTMRETRDLDLARVEPREESTLTTAS comes from the coding sequence ATGGACAGACAACACTGGAAGAAGATCTGGGTCGGCTCGGCGGGCAACATGGTCGAGTGGTTCGACTGGTTCGTGTACGCGACCTTCGCCACGTACTTCGCCGGAGCGTTCTTCCCGAGCGGCAACCCCACGGCCCAGTTGATGAACACGGCGGGCATCTTCGCGGTCGGGTTCTTCATGCGTCCCGTCGGCGGCTGGCTGCTCGGCCGGGTCGGCGACCGCAAGGGCCGCAAGGCGGCGCTGACACTGACCGTGACGCTGATGTCGGCGTCCGCGATCCTCATCGCCGTCGCGCCGACCTACGCCGTCGCCGGGTACGGCGGCGCGTTCGTGCTGCTCGTCGCGCGCCTCCTCCAGGGTCTGTCGGTCGGCGGCGAGTACGCGGCCAGCGCCACCTACCTCACCGAGGCCTCCGACCCGCGCCGGCGCGGCTTCGCCTCCAGCTTCCAGTACGTGTCCATGACCGCGGGTCAACTCGTCGGCCTCGCCCTGCAGATCCTCCTCCAGCGCACCATGTCCGACGAGGCGCTGCACAGTTACGGCTGGCGCATCCCCTTCGTGGTCGGCGCGCTCGGCGCGGCGATCGTCTTCTACCTGCGGCGCACCATGCTGGAGAGCGAGGTGTACGAGGAGGACACCAGCGGCGCCGAGGAGCGCGGCACGCTGCGCGCGCTGTGGCAGTACAAGCGCGAGGCGTTCCTGGTCATCGCGCTGACCATGGGCGGCACGGTCGCCTACTACACGTACACCACCTATCTGACGAAGTACCTGTCGAACTCGGCGGGCCTGCCCAAGGAGACCGCCACCCTCGTCTCCTTCACCGCGCTGTTCGTCTTCGCCTGCCTCCAGCCGCTCGCGGGCCGGCTCTCCGACCGGATCGGGCGGCGGCCGCTGCTGATCACCTTCGCGGTCGGCTCCACCGTCCTCACCGTGCCGATCATGGCCATGTTGAAGCACGCGGGCAGCTTCTGGCCCGCCCTCGGCCTGTCCCTGCTCGCCCTGGTCGTGGTCACCGGCTACACCTCGATCAACGCCTGTGTGAAGGCGGAGCTGTTCCCCACGGGCGTGCGCGCGCTGGGCGTCGCGCTGCCCTACGCGATCGCCAACGCCCTGTTCGGCGGCACGGCGGAGTACGTCGCCCTGTGGTTCAAGGACGCGGGCGTGGAGTCGGGCTTCTCCTGGTACGTCGCGGGCTGCGCCGCCGTCTCCCTCGTGGTGTACGTGACGATGCGCGAGACCAGGGACCTGGACCTGGCGCGCGTGGAGCCCCGCGAGGAGTCCACGCTGACGACCGCATCCTGA